Proteins encoded by one window of Salvia splendens isolate huo1 chromosome 14, SspV2, whole genome shotgun sequence:
- the LOC121764480 gene encoding receptor kinase-like protein Xa21 — translation MSGVLPTNLCHTSPSLKELYLGMNSISGLIPNSIPNCSQLTILSIGDNKFSGYIPTDLGNLRLLESIRLLSNNLTNAPSSPNMGFLTSLSNCRSLTHLSISDNPLYGVIPSSVGNLSSLLERFSAGRCKLNGTIPDQIGDLIGLTVLALDENELSGNIPLSIKHLHKLERLYLVDNMLQGPILKMSNLGAAISRDLSMNQLSGSIASSIGKLQSLANLSLANNSLEGSIPVSMGNMISLVTLDLSHNNLSGSIPKSLEALQHLNYFNVSFNNLSGEIPSGGSFKIFTVDSFKGNVALCGIPRFHVPICPDVSDHRLKRKKKVQVLFIAFGVVAFISIVCLAFIFVRYKRKDKKVREVVEMISIVPERISYYELMQATEQFSESNLLGTGSSCSVYKGILNNGKVIAVKVFNLHLEGISKIFDVECEILCSIRHRCLNSVISCCSKEEFKALVREYMPNGNLEKWLHSDNYFLNFMERLNIMINVASALEYLHGGYSAPIVHFGIAKLLCDGDSMVLTNTLGTLGYIAPEYGSEGVVSTRCDVYSYGVMLMEVFTRKKPSDNMFVGDLSLKTWIERLVPEFTYQVIDANLVMNVDEEQGDKIVDFTSSISELALKCCADPSYERTTKKDALAELQKV, via the exons ATGTCTGGAGTTCTTCCAACCAATCTATGTCATACATCTCCCTCTCTTAAAGAACTTTACCTTGGCATGAATTCAATCTCTGGACTAATACCAAACTCCATCCCAAATTGCTCTCAACTCACAATACTCTCAATTGGTGATAACAAATTCAGTGGTTATATACCTACCGATCTCGGAAACCTAAGGCTTCTCGAAAGCATTAGACTGTTAAGCAACAATCTTACAAATGCACCGTCCTCTCCAAACATGGGCTTCCTTACATCATTGTCAAACTGCAGGTCTTTAACTCATTTGTCTATTTCAGATAATCCTTTATACGGCGTCATTCCATCTTCGGTCGGGAATTTATCTTCCTTGCTCGAACGATTCTCTGCCGGCCGTTGCAAATTAAATGGCACCATTCCTGATCAAATAGGTGATTTAATAGGCTTGACGGTATTGGCGTTAGACGAGAATGAGTTATCTGGTAATATTCCCCTTTCCATCAAACATCTGCATAAGCTTGAAAGATTATATCTTGTTGATAACATGTTGCAAGGCCCCATTCTAAAG ATGAGTAACTTAGGAGCAGCAATATCTAGAGATCTGTCCATGAATCAGTTGTCAGGGTCTATTGCTAGCTCCATTGGAAAGTTACAGAGTTTGGCTAATCTGTCTTTGGCAAATAATAGTTTAGAAGGTTCTATTCCCGTTTCCATGGGAAACATGATAAGTTTGGTGACTCTTGACTTGTCTCACAACAACCTCTCTGGCTCAATTCCAAAGTCATTGGAAGCACTTCAACACCTAAACTACTTTAATGTCTCTTTCAATAATTTGAGTGGAGAAATTCCAAGTGGTGGTTCTTTCAAAATCTTCACTGTGGATTCTTTTAAGGGAAATGTGGCATTGTGTGGAATTCCGAGGTTCCATGTCCCAATTTGCCCTGATGTTTCTGATCACAGATTGAAGAGGAAAAAGAAGGTACAAGTTTTATTTATTGCTTTTGGGGTCGTGGCTTTCATTTCAATTGTTTGTCTAGCTTTTATCTTTGTCAGATACAAAAGGAAAGATAAGAAAGTTCGAGAAGTTGTTGAGATGATATCCATTGTGCCCGAAAGAATCTCTTATTATGAACTTATGCAAGCAACTGAACAATTCAGTGAGAGCAATTTGCTTGGCACTGGGAGTTCTTGCTCTGTGTACAAAGGAATTCTTAACAATGGGAAGGTTATCGCTGTCAAGGTGTTTAATCTTCATTTGGAAGGTATTTCAAAGATATTTGATGTTGAATGTGAGATTCTTTGTAGCATTCGACATAGGTGTCTGAATAGTGTCATAAGTTGTTGTTCCAAAGAAGAGTTCAAGGCATTAGTGCGTGAATATATGCCCAATGGAAATCTTGAGAAATGGTTACATTCCGACAACTATTTCTTGAATTTCATGGAAAGATTGAATATAATGATCAATGTTGCATCGGCTTTGGAGTATCTTCACGGTGGGTATTCGGCGCCTATTGTCCATTTTGGGATAGCAAAGTTGCTATGCGATGGAGATAGCATGGTGTTAACCAATACCCTAGGAACATTGGGTTACATAGCTCCAG AGTATGGTTCAGAAGGAGTAGTCTCTACAAGGTGCGACGTCTATAGCTACGGTGTGATGTTGATGGAAGTCTTTACTAGAAAAAAGCCAAGTGACAACATGTTTGTTGGAGATCTAAGCTTGAAGACTTGGATTGAAAGGTTGGTTCCAGAATTCACATATCAAGTTATAGATGCCAACTTAGTtatgaatgttgatgaagaacAAGGCGATAAAATCGTGGATTTCACATCATCCATATCAGAGTTGGCCTTAAAGTGTTGTGCAGATCCTTCTTATGAAAGGACTACTAAGAAAGATGCTCTGGCTGAGTTGCAAAAAGTCTAA
- the LOC121763263 gene encoding 7-deoxyloganetic acid glucosyl transferase-like, with product MTSDSDQQNLRPPPHVLIFPMPVQGHLNPMLKLAHLLCLAEFHVTFIISDSNHRRLLQHTTASAAFSRYPGFQFRSLPDGLPDNHPRRGHGAMELMSSVANVTVPLFKKMMIQENFLASAARRSITCFVADGLLSFAPDFCEENGIPLICFRPATASYFWAIYRFPQLLQAQEIPFGGKSMDGLIESIPGMEGFLRRRDLPGFYRVDDINDPTLKGVVAAVRQINRAQAVILNSCEDLEGQIVAEMQNYVPRVFSIGPIHEQVKYRLTEKEAESSIITASLWAEDRSCIDWLDAQPPKSVIYVSFGSLTLLTREQVLEFLHGLLESSQRFLWVMRPDSVTGSNAEDPVPAELMERIKGKGLLVEWAPQEKVLNHPAVGGFMTHSGWNSTLESIAAGVPMICWPYLGDQQTNSRFVSEVWKIGLDIKDTCDRKIIEKAIRDEMEVRKDEFMERSTNLAKLVKRTISKGGSSYNNWDDLIQYIKSLVI from the exons ATGACTTCCGATTCCGACCAACAAAATCTCCGACCACCGCCGCATGTACTGATATTCCCGATGCCGGTGCAGGGCCACCTCAACCCCATGTTGAAGCTAGCCCATCTCCTCTGCCTAGCCGAATTCCACGTCACCTTTATCATCTCCGACTCCAACCACCGCCGCCTGCTTCAGCACACCACCGCATCCGCCGCCTTCTCCCGTTACCCGGGATTCCAGTTCCGGAGTCTCCCCGACGGCCTACCCGACAACCACCCCCGCAGAGGTCACGGAGCCATGGAGCTTATGTCTTCCGTCGCAAACGTCACAGTCCCACTTTTCAAGAAAATGATGATCCAAGAGAACTTCTTGGCTTCCGCCGCCCGTCGCTCGATTACATGCTTCGTCGCCGACGGTCTGCTCAGTTTCGCCCCCGACTTTTGTGAAGAGAATGGAATTCCTCTCATCTGCTTCCGACCTGCCACCGCCTCCTACTTTTGGGCTATTTACCGTTTTCCTCAGCTTCTTCAAGCTCAAGAAATTCCTTTTGGAG GAAAATCGATGGATGGATTAATAGAAAGCATACCGGGAATGGAAGGTTTCCTACGGCGTCGTGACTTGCCGGGTTTCTACCGTGTCGATGACATAAACGACCCCACTCTCAAGGGAGTTGTAGCTGCAGTGAGGCAGATTAATAGGGCGCAAGCCGTAATACTCAACAGTTGTGAAGATTTAGAGGGGCAGATAGTTGCAGAGATGCAAAATTACGTGCCAAGAGTTTTCTCCATCGGTCCAATCCACGAGCAAGTGAAATACAGACTGACGGAGAAGGAGGCGGAGTCCTCAATCATCACGGCCAGCCTATGGGCCGAAGACCGGAGCTGCATCGATTGGCTGGACGCGCAGCCGCCTAAATCCGTCATCTATGTAAGCTTTGGGAGCTTAACACTTTTGACGAGAGAGCAAGTGTTAGAGTTCTTGCATGGATTACTCGAAAGTTCCCAGAGGTTTTTGTGGGTCATGAGGCCGGATTCTGTCACCGGGAGCAACGCCGAGGACCCGGTTCCGGCAGAATTAATGGAACGTATTAAAGGGAAGGGTTTGTTGGTGGAGTGGGCCCCACAGGAGAAGGTGCTCAATCACCCTGCGGTTGGAGGGTTTATGACGCACAGTGGATGGAATTCGACCCTAGAGAGCATTGCAGCCGGCGTGCCAATGATATGTTGGCCATATCTTGGGGATCAACAGACGAATAGTAGGTTTGTGAGTGAGGTTTGGAAGATCGGGTTGGATATCAAAGATACTTGTGATAGAAAGATTATTGAGAAGGCAATTAGAGACGAGATGGAAGTTAGAAAAGATGAGTTTATGGAAAGGTCAACAAATTTGGCTAAACTTGTGAAAAGGACTATTAGTAAAGGGGGTTCGTCGTATAATAATTGGGATGACCTAATTCAGTATATTAAGTCGTTGGTGATTTAG